The nucleotide sequence CGAGGTTCATGCCCGCGTCGATCGGCGCTGCCGGCGTCGTGGCGTCTCCGCCCGATTGCGCGCGCTTCGCCGCGAGCGCCTGCAGCCGCTTCTCGCGATCCGCCTGCGCATCCTTGCCGAGTACGCCGGATGCGAACCCCTGGTCGATCACCTGCTTGCCCTCGGCGGGCGAGCCCGCCACCAGCGCGAGCTGCGTCATTTCCATGTACGCGTTGGCGGTCGAGAGCGAGCCCGTCGCCCGTCGCAACCGGTAGATGTCGAGGTCGAGCGACGGCAGATACCCGGGGTTGCCGCGAATGGCCGTGACCATTTCGTCCCAGTACGCGGGGCTCGGGTGATAAGCCACCAGCAGCCCGAGCGCACCGCGATACGCGTTGCCATCCTTCACTTTCTGCGCGCAGGACGCCAGCATCTGCAACTGCCCTTCATCCGGTGCGTGTCCGCCATTCGCCTGCGCGTCGGTGCTCGCTTTCAACTGGCTCACGAGCGGTGCGCAATCGTTCGACAGGTAGTAAGACTGCGTGAGCAGCGTGCGCATTTCCGGATCCGAGCCCCCCGCCTTCAGGTAGCGCTGCGCGACGCGGATCGCCAGCGGGTAGTTCTTCTGCTGGAAGTAGATGCCGGCCAGCGCCGCCGTGGTCCGCTGCTCGTCGTCGCCCGAGAGCCGCCCCGCGTTCAGCACGCTCTCGTACGCCTGCGCGGCCGTGCCCGAGTCGCCGGCCGCCATCGCTGCCGCGCCGCGCATTTCTTCCACCACGGTGGTTTCGTACGGCGTCCGGTTCGGCACGGCGGCCGCCTGGGCGATCTTGCCCAGCGCGTCGCGATACTTGTGCGCGCGGTACAGCTCCTGTGCGGCCGCCAACGGTTTCGCCACGTCCGGCCGCAGCGCGTCCGCCGGTAGCGCCGGGCGTCCGAGCAGGGCTGTCGCACCGAGCGCCGTCACCGCCATCATCCGTTTCCATCGTCGCTGGTTCATCGGTTCGTCCGTGTCGTCATTGCATGAACTGTTCGTTACCGATCAGGCCGATCTTGGTCGCGCCCACGCGTTGCGCGGAGGCGAGCACGGCGGCCACGTCCTTGTACGGCACCAGCTTGTTGGGACGCAGATGAATCTCCGCCTGCACGGGTTCCGCCGCCACCTGGGTCAATTTCGACTCGAGCGCCGCGCGGTCCGGCACCGGCGCGCCGTTCCATGTCGTCGTGCCGTCGAAGTCGATGTCGATCTGCACGATTTCCGGCGGCGTGGCCGGCGGCGGCGGATTACCCACCGGCAGGTCCATCTTCACCGAATGCATCTGAATCGGGATCGTGATGATCAGCATGATCAGCAACACCAGCATCACGTCGATCAGCGGCGTGGTGTTGATATCGACCATCACTTCCGGTTCGGCATTGCTCCCGCCCGAAGGCACGTTCATTCCCATCGTCGACTCCTGTCGATCCACGTTAGCGCTTTAGCGCTTACGTGGATCCCATGCTTCGCGGTCGATCCAGCGTCAGCGCTCCACCACTTGCCGCCGGCCCCCTGTTCCCCCCGATTCCGCTGCGCGACTATCCCCCGCGCGCCGGCGGCTCCGTAATGAACGACAGCTTCGCAATCCCCGCGCGCTCGCACATCGTGACCACCCGACCGATGAACTCATAACGCGTGTTCTGATCGCCCCGCACGTGGACGCTCGGCTGCGGCTGCTGCTGCGACACGTCCTTCAGCTTCGCGAGCAGCGTCTGTGCATCCACCAGTTGCTCGCCCCAGAAGAAATCGCCATCGCGGTTCACCGCGATCTCGATGCTCTTCGGCGTCGTCTGCAGCGGCTGCACCGTCTCCTTCGGCAACTGAAGCTGGATCGTGTGCGTCACGACCGGAATCGTGATCAGGAAGATGATCAGCAACACCAGCATCACGTCGACGAGCGGCGTCGTGTTGATGTTGGCGATCACCTCGTCGCTATCGTCCTGCCCGACGTTCATGGCCATCGCGCGTCTCCGTCAGCCGATCAGTTCGCGAGCGACGCAGCGGCCGGCGACGATGACGACCCGCGTACCGGGCGCCGATTGCCGGCCAGCAGCACGGTATGCAGCTGCGCGCCGAAGTTGCGCACCCGCTCCATCACCGACTTGTTGCGGCGGACCAGGAAGTTGTAGCCGAGCACCGCCGGCACGGCGACGGCGAGGCCGATCGCGGTCATGATGAGCGCCTCGCCCACCGGGCCCGCGACCTTGTCGATCGACGCCTGCCCGGCGATGCCGATGGCCGTCAGCGCGTGATAGATCCCCCAGACGGTGCCGAACAGCCCGACGAACGGCGCGGTGGAGCCCACCGTGGCCAGGAACGCGAGCCCGTCCTGCATCCGGTTCGACACGTTCGTGATCGAGCGCTCGACCGACACGTCGATCCACGTGTTGCGGTCCACCGCTTCCAGCAGCGCGTCTTCATGATGCTCGCCGGCCTCGATCGCCGTTTCGGCGATGAACCGGAACGGCGACGCCTCGTCGAGCAGCTTGGCGCCCTCGGCGAGCGACGGCGCGGTCCAGAGCTGTGCGTCCGCCAGCTTCGCGCGGCGATTGGCCCGCAGTTGTTCCAGGAACTTCGTGATCATGATGTACCAGCTGCCCATCGACATGATCACCAGCAGGATCAGCACGAAACGGGCGACGAAATCGCCGTTCTTCCATAGCGCACCAAGCCCGTACGGATTCTCGACCGCTTCCGTCGTGGCCGGCGCGGGCGGCGGAGCCGGCTCGGCGGCCGCCGGAACCGGGGCCGGCGCGGCCGACGGGGCTGCGGCCTGCGCCGACGTGCCGGTCGCGCCGCTTGCCTGCGCGTGGGCGAGCTGCGGTGCAACGAACCCGTCGATTGCGGCGACGGACATCAGGATGCTTGCCGCCAGCGCGGCCAGTGAACGCTTCGTCATACCCCACTCCAGTTATTTCGGTGAACTTAGCACGTCAGTTCGAGATGGTTTTTCCGGCCCGGATCGCGCCGGGCCGCCCACTGCATCAATTCAGATTGAACGAAAACGGAACCTGGACCCGTACCGACTGGCCCTGCGCGACGCACTTGAAGCGCTTCACGGTATTGAAGGCAGCACGATCGAGGATCGGATCAGCCGACTGCGCCACACGCTCGTTCGTGATGTTCCCTTCCGCATCCACGACGAACTCGATCGTCACGTCGCCGGTGATGTTGTTTTCCTGCGCTTCTTTCGGATACTGGATCGACGCGCGAAGCGTGTCCGAATTCGGGCAGACCACCCCCACGTCATGGCTGACGGGCTTGGCCGGCGCGGGAGGCGCCACGACCGGCGCCTGCACGGCCGGTGCGGACGGTACCGGGGCCGACTGGTGCGTGATCGTCGCCTGCGGCGGCGCCTGCACCGGCACCTCCGGCGGCGGGACGAACGGCGGCGGCGGCGGCGCGAATTTCGGCGGCGGGAGCTTGACCACGGGCATCGGCGGTGGCGGCGGCGGCTTGAC is from Burkholderia sp. HI2500 and encodes:
- a CDS encoding MotA/TolQ/ExbB proton channel family protein, which translates into the protein MTKRSLAALAASILMSVAAIDGFVAPQLAHAQASGATGTSAQAAAPSAAPAPVPAAAEPAPPPAPATTEAVENPYGLGALWKNGDFVARFVLILLVIMSMGSWYIMITKFLEQLRANRRAKLADAQLWTAPSLAEGAKLLDEASPFRFIAETAIEAGEHHEDALLEAVDRNTWIDVSVERSITNVSNRMQDGLAFLATVGSTAPFVGLFGTVWGIYHALTAIGIAGQASIDKVAGPVGEALIMTAIGLAVAVPAVLGYNFLVRRNKSVMERVRNFGAQLHTVLLAGNRRPVRGSSSSPAAASLAN
- a CDS encoding ExbD/TolR family protein, with translation MGMNVPSGGSNAEPEVMVDINTTPLIDVMLVLLIMLIITIPIQMHSVKMDLPVGNPPPPATPPEIVQIDIDFDGTTTWNGAPVPDRAALESKLTQVAAEPVQAEIHLRPNKLVPYKDVAAVLASAQRVGATKIGLIGNEQFMQ
- a CDS encoding ExbD/TolR family protein, with product MAMNVGQDDSDEVIANINTTPLVDVMLVLLIIFLITIPVVTHTIQLQLPKETVQPLQTTPKSIEIAVNRDGDFFWGEQLVDAQTLLAKLKDVSQQQPQPSVHVRGDQNTRYEFIGRVVTMCERAGIAKLSFITEPPARGG
- a CDS encoding energy transducer TonB, with the translated sequence MKVEERLATSNSGLATLGRPREFGKKQQNPVRRFGGIGIVLVLHAVLIYALLNGLATKVVQVIQHPIETRIIEPVKPPPPPPMPVVKLPPPKFAPPPPPFVPPPEVPVQAPPQATITHQSAPVPSAPAVQAPVVAPPAPAKPVSHDVGVVCPNSDTLRASIQYPKEAQENNITGDVTIEFVVDAEGNITNERVAQSADPILDRAAFNTVKRFKCVAQGQSVRVQVPFSFNLN
- a CDS encoding tetratricopeptide repeat protein — encoded protein: MNQRRWKRMMAVTALGATALLGRPALPADALRPDVAKPLAAAQELYRAHKYRDALGKIAQAAAVPNRTPYETTVVEEMRGAAAMAAGDSGTAAQAYESVLNAGRLSGDDEQRTTAALAGIYFQQKNYPLAIRVAQRYLKAGGSDPEMRTLLTQSYYLSNDCAPLVSQLKASTDAQANGGHAPDEGQLQMLASCAQKVKDGNAYRGALGLLVAYHPSPAYWDEMVTAIRGNPGYLPSLDLDIYRLRRATGSLSTANAYMEMTQLALVAGSPAEGKQVIDQGFASGVLGKDAQADREKRLQALAAKRAQSGGDATTPAAPIDAGMNLVFEGHAQQGLPMMEQAIAKGGLEHPDAARLRLGEAYYVAGQKARAVQVLRTVKGTDGSGDLARLWAVVASR